The following are from one region of the Synergistaceae bacterium genome:
- a CDS encoding LysE family translocator — protein sequence MSIFLSGLRFGLLLQLAVGPVCLMVFNTAGRLGFLMGSLAALATTVVDGLYIALAALGISAFLQNERVKKAIRIAGAGVLVLFGLDIAAGALGFSFMPQIALFQSSETENVFLRAAILTGSNPLTIVFWGGVFSTRITAEDMDRRQILPFGAGCAGATFLFLNGVAMAGSVVKTFLPPALMTALNVGVGLAIVFFALRMVGLLKRAN from the coding sequence ATGAGCATATTTTTGTCGGGACTGCGTTTTGGGCTTCTTTTGCAGCTGGCGGTGGGACCCGTGTGCCTGATGGTTTTCAACACGGCGGGAAGGCTGGGGTTTCTCATGGGGTCATTGGCGGCGCTGGCCACCACCGTCGTGGACGGGCTGTACATCGCCCTGGCCGCGCTTGGAATCTCCGCGTTTCTGCAGAATGAACGGGTAAAAAAGGCAATCCGCATCGCGGGGGCCGGTGTCCTGGTGCTTTTCGGACTGGACATCGCCGCGGGTGCGCTGGGGTTCTCCTTTATGCCGCAGATCGCGCTGTTTCAAAGCTCCGAAACGGAGAACGTATTTCTGCGGGCCGCGATTCTGACGGGTTCCAATCCTCTCACCATCGTTTTCTGGGGCGGCGTTTTTTCCACGCGTATCACGGCGGAGGACATGGACCGGCGCCAGATCCTTCCCTTTGGCGCGGGCTGTGCCGGGGCGACGTTTCTCTTCCTCAACGGAGTGGCGATGGCGGGCAGCGTCGTCAAAACCTTTCTTCCCCCGGCACTCATGACTGCTCTCAACGTCGGCGTGGGGCTCGCCATCGTGTTCTTCGCGCTCCGCATGGTCGGTCTGCTGAAGCGCGCGAACTGA